One Brassica napus cultivar Da-Ae chromosome C4, Da-Ae, whole genome shotgun sequence genomic region harbors:
- the LOC106451180 gene encoding uncharacterized protein LOC106451180 isoform X2 — protein sequence MAVRRKKKEESISSVSTEVKSKIDELKSKLDKERQNFAKALTKSSKECESLLKEEAAKFEQIHHKFMKEKADNLEGLKVSKFEENKERLYMRYEQLRKKEKTMISDHERFCTKKLAQLEESLKKKKRADKTFSILRKTLGSFLENEASDEEFPHLMSERLTPLHLTLKKKRQNFAKALSKSSKEV from the exons ATGGCCgtaagaagaaagaagaaagaagaaagcaTCTCCAG TGTTTCCACTGAGGTGAAGTCAAAGATTGACGAGTTGAAGTCTAAACTCGATAAAGAAAG ACAGAACTTTGCCAAAGCACTTACAAAGAGTTCGAAGGAG TGTGAGAGTCTCTTGAAGGAAGAAGCAGCCAAGTTTGAGCAGATTCATCACAAGTTCATGAAAGAAAAAGCTGATAATCTAGAGGGTCTGAAAG TTTCCAAGTTTGAGGAGAACAAGGAGAGGCTCTACATGCGATATGAGCAACTAA ggaagaaggagaagacaaTGATATCGGACCATGAGAGGTTCTGCACCAAAAAACTTGCCCAATTGGAAGAATCGCTGAAGAAAAAGAAACGT GCTGACAAAACTTTCAGCATATTGAGGAAAACTCTCGGCTCTTTTCTGGAGAATGAAGCTTCTGATGAGGAGTTCCCCCACCTGATGAGTGAAAGATTAACGCCTCTTCACCTGACGCTTAagaaaaaaag
- the LOC106451180 gene encoding uncharacterized protein LOC106451180 isoform X3 → MAVRRKKKEESISSVSTEVKSKIDELKSKLDKERQNFAKALTKSSKECESLLKEEAAKFEQIHHKFMKEKADNLEGLKVTVSKFEENKERLYMRYEQLRKKEKTMISDHERFCTKKLAQLEESLKKKKRADKTFSILRKTLGSFLENEASDEEFPHLMSERLTPLHLTLKKKRLKTL, encoded by the exons ATGGCCgtaagaagaaagaagaaagaagaaagcaTCTCCAG TGTTTCCACTGAGGTGAAGTCAAAGATTGACGAGTTGAAGTCTAAACTCGATAAAGAAAG ACAGAACTTTGCCAAAGCACTTACAAAGAGTTCGAAGGAG TGTGAGAGTCTCTTGAAGGAAGAAGCAGCCAAGTTTGAGCAGATTCATCACAAGTTCATGAAAGAAAAAGCTGATAATCTAGAGGGTCTGAAAG TCACAGTTTCCAAGTTTGAGGAGAACAAGGAGAGGCTCTACATGCGATATGAGCAACTAA ggaagaaggagaagacaaTGATATCGGACCATGAGAGGTTCTGCACCAAAAAACTTGCCCAATTGGAAGAATCGCTGAAGAAAAAGAAACGT GCTGACAAAACTTTCAGCATATTGAGGAAAACTCTCGGCTCTTTTCTGGAGAATGAAGCTTCTGATGAGGAGTTCCCCCACCTGATGAGTGAAAGATTAACGCCTCTTCACCTGACGCTTAagaaaaaaaggttaaaaaccCTTTAA
- the LOC106451180 gene encoding uncharacterized protein LOC106451180 isoform X1 — MAVRRKKKEESISSVSTEVKSKIDELKSKLDKERQNFAKALTKSSKECESLLKEEAAKFEQIHHKFMKEKADNLEGLKVTVSKFEENKERLYMRYEQLRKKEKTMISDHERFCTKKLAQLEESLKKKKRADKTFSILRKTLGSFLENEASDEEFPHLMSERLTPLHLTLKKKRQNFAKALSKSSKEV, encoded by the exons ATGGCCgtaagaagaaagaagaaagaagaaagcaTCTCCAG TGTTTCCACTGAGGTGAAGTCAAAGATTGACGAGTTGAAGTCTAAACTCGATAAAGAAAG ACAGAACTTTGCCAAAGCACTTACAAAGAGTTCGAAGGAG TGTGAGAGTCTCTTGAAGGAAGAAGCAGCCAAGTTTGAGCAGATTCATCACAAGTTCATGAAAGAAAAAGCTGATAATCTAGAGGGTCTGAAAG TCACAGTTTCCAAGTTTGAGGAGAACAAGGAGAGGCTCTACATGCGATATGAGCAACTAA ggaagaaggagaagacaaTGATATCGGACCATGAGAGGTTCTGCACCAAAAAACTTGCCCAATTGGAAGAATCGCTGAAGAAAAAGAAACGT GCTGACAAAACTTTCAGCATATTGAGGAAAACTCTCGGCTCTTTTCTGGAGAATGAAGCTTCTGATGAGGAGTTCCCCCACCTGATGAGTGAAAGATTAACGCCTCTTCACCTGACGCTTAagaaaaaaag
- the LOC106451180 gene encoding uncharacterized protein LOC106451180 isoform X4 yields MAVRRKKKEESISSVSTEVKSKIDELKSKLDKERQNFAKALTKSSKECESLLKEEAAKFEQIHHKFMKEKADNLEGLKVTVSKFEENKERLYMRYEQLRKKEKTMISDHERFCTKKLAQLEESLKKKKRADKTFSILRKTLGSFLENEASDEEFPHLMSERLTPLHLTLKKKS; encoded by the exons ATGGCCgtaagaagaaagaagaaagaagaaagcaTCTCCAG TGTTTCCACTGAGGTGAAGTCAAAGATTGACGAGTTGAAGTCTAAACTCGATAAAGAAAG ACAGAACTTTGCCAAAGCACTTACAAAGAGTTCGAAGGAG TGTGAGAGTCTCTTGAAGGAAGAAGCAGCCAAGTTTGAGCAGATTCATCACAAGTTCATGAAAGAAAAAGCTGATAATCTAGAGGGTCTGAAAG TCACAGTTTCCAAGTTTGAGGAGAACAAGGAGAGGCTCTACATGCGATATGAGCAACTAA ggaagaaggagaagacaaTGATATCGGACCATGAGAGGTTCTGCACCAAAAAACTTGCCCAATTGGAAGAATCGCTGAAGAAAAAGAAACGT GCTGACAAAACTTTCAGCATATTGAGGAAAACTCTCGGCTCTTTTCTGGAGAATGAAGCTTCTGATGAGGAGTTCCCCCACCTGATGAGTGAAAGATTAACGCCTCTTCACCTGACGCTTAagaaaaaaag TTGA